A DNA window from Engystomops pustulosus chromosome 6, aEngPut4.maternal, whole genome shotgun sequence contains the following coding sequences:
- the LOC140065526 gene encoding phospholipase A2 inhibitor NAI-like, with the protein MKNLVFMTCVISALVVSVFSVKCYSCCSENNSTCKNVTVIDCIGDKCMTLSQNLFSGMNSVPAIFKGCAIDEMCENKARASGENLRYRLYASCCIEDLCNEDEYRLPADDPTPNGLECPTCYSINSTEECVSKKKINCTGNENQCFTYLGVIKDPGGSVLDYSLKGCANNFSCKVTATKHIGIIKLYGKGVSCYTPHPNPVTPKYTQES; encoded by the exons ATGAAGAACCTGGTGTTCATGACTTGTGTCATCTCCGCTCTCGTTGTGTCAG TTTTTTCTGTTAAATGTTATTCGTGCTGTTCCGaaaacaactcaacatgtaaaaatgtGACTGTGATCGATTGCATCGGGGACAAATGTATGACCCTTTCTCAAAATCTCTTCAGTG GTATGAATTCAGTTCCGGCAATTTTTAAAGGTTGTGCCATTGATGAAATGTGTGAAAATAAAGCTCGGGCATCAGGGGAAAATCTCAGATATCGACTTTATGCGTCTTGCTGCATCGAGGACTTGTGCAACGAGGATGAATACAGAC TTCCTGCAGATGATCCAACCCCGAATGGTCTTGAGTGTCCAACCTGCTACAGTATTAACTCTACTGAGGAATGTGTCAGCAAAAAGAAGATAAACTGCACCGGAAATGAGAATCAATGTTTTACCTACTTAGGGGTTATAAAGGATCCAG GCGGCTCTGTGCTGGATTATTCCTTGAAAGGCTGCGCTAACAATTTTAGCTGTAAAGTCACCGCTACCAAGCACATCGGGATCATTAAACTCTATGGGAAAGGAGTAAGCTGCTATACCCCACATCCTAATCCAGTCACCCCCAAGTATACACAAGAGTCATAG